From one Lycium barbarum isolate Lr01 chromosome 6, ASM1917538v2, whole genome shotgun sequence genomic stretch:
- the LOC132600327 gene encoding proline-rich extensin-like protein EPR1 — protein MKNSSTPFNKPFSVSLLFLVFLFSGLDNLSLVSSSFSRSTVLAGEELHFRGDVSKNCVEGARSGYLCSGVSDKVSPSSYGTPSSPQRKPPNVPKHPSPAYRPSQKVPYANYPQPKVHRRSLLKLLPTSSYGQPPPESPPPPVETPPSPPVYNPPPVEKPPPPSPPPVHKPPPVEKPPPPSPPSPPPVYNPPPVEKPPPSSPPVEKPPPPSPPSPPPVYKPPPVEKPPPPSPPSPPPVYKPPPVEKPPPPSPSSPPPVYNPPPVEKPPPPSPPLEKPPPPSPPPVYKPPPIEKPPPPSPPSPPPVYNPPPVEKPPPPSPPVEKQPPPSPPSPPPVYKPPPIKKPPPQSPPVEKPSPPSPPVYKPPPVEKPPPLSPPSPPPVYNPPPVEKPPPPSPPVEKPPPPSPPSPPPVYKPPPIEKPPPPSPPSPPPINKPPPVEKPPPPSPPSPPPVYNPPPVEKPPPPSPPSPPVEKPPPVEKPPPPSPPSPPPVYNPPPIEKPPPPSPPSPPPSYKPPPVKKPPPPSPPSPPPVYKPPPVEKPPPPSPPSTPPVYNPPPIKKPPPPSPPIEKPPLPSPPVYKPPPVEKPPPPPPVEKPPPPSPPSPPPFYKPPPVEKPPPPSPPSPPPVYKPPPVEKPPPPSPPVEKPSPPSPPSPPPVYKPPPVEKPPPSSPPSPPPVYNPPPVEKPPPPSPPSPPSPLPPPPSPLPPPSSPGYGSPPPSG, from the coding sequence ATGAAAAACTCATCGACTCCATTTAACAAGCCATTCTCTGTTTCTTTACTTTTTCTTGTGTTCTTGTTTTCCGGTCTTGACAACTTGAgtcttgtttcttcttctttttctcgtTCCACAGTTCTTGCAGGTGAAGAGCTTCATTTTCGTGGAGATGTTTCCAAGAACTGTGTGGAGGGAGCAAGATCCGGTTACCTATGTTCTGGGGTTAGCGATAAAGTTTCTCCGTCCTCCTATGGAACTCCCTCAAGTCCACAGAGAAAACCTCCAAATGTACCTAAACATCCTTCTCCAGCATATAGGCCCTCTCAGAAGGTGCCTTATGCAAATTATCCTCAACCAAAGGTTCATAGGAGATCATTATTGAAATTGCTACCAACTTCAAGTTATGGTCAACCTCCTCCTGAATCTCCACCACCACCTGTTGAAACCCCGCCTTCACCACCCGTTTACAATCCTCCGCCAGTAGAGAAACCACCCCCACCGTCTCCACCACCCGTTCACAAGCCTCCACCAGTAGAGAAACCACCCCCACCATCACCACCGTCTCCACCACCCGTCTACAATCCTCCGCCAGTAGAGAAACCACCCCCATCATCACCACCAGTAGAGAAACCACCCCCACCATCACCACCATCTCCACCGCCCGTTTACAAGCCTCCGCCAGTAGAGAAACCACCCCCACCATCACCACCATCTCCACCACCCGTTTACAAGCCTCCGCCAGTAGAGAAACCACCCCCACCATCACCATCGTCTCCACCACCCGTCTACAATCCTCCGCCAGTAGAAAAACCACCTCCACCATCACCACCATTAGAGAAACCACCTCCACCATCACCACCACCCGTTTACAAGCCTCCACCAATAGAGAAACCACCCCCACCATCACCACCGTCTCCACCACCCGTCTACAATCCTCCGCCAGTAGAGAAACCACCCCCACCATCACCACCGGTAGAGAAACAACCCCCACCATCACCACCGTCTCCACCACCAGTTTACAAGCCTCCGCCAATAAAGAAACCACCCCCACAATCACCACCAGTAGAGAAACCATCCCCACCGTCACCACCCGTTTACAAGCCTCCGCCAGTAGAGAAACCACCCCCACTATCACCACCGTCTCCACCACCCGTCTACAATCCTCCACCAGTAGAGAAACCACCCCCGCCATCACCACCAGTAGAGAAACCACCCCCACCATCACCACCGTCTCCACCACCCGTTTACAAGCCTCCACCAATAGAGAAACCACCCCCGCCATCACCACCGTCTCCACCACCTATTAACAAGCCTCCGCCAGTTGAAAAACCACCCCCGCCATCACCACCTTCTCCACCACCCGTTTACAATCCTCCGCCAGTAGAGAAACCACCCCCGCCATCACCACCATCTCCGCCAGTAGAGAAACCTCCGCCAGTAGAGAAACCACCTCCGCCATCACCACCGTCTCCACCACCCGTTTACAATCCTCCGCCAATAGAAAAACCACCCCCGCCATCACCACCGTCTCCACCACCTTCTTACAAGCCTCCTCCAGTAAAGAAACCACCCCCGCCATCACCACCGTCTCCACCACCCGTTTACAAGCCCCCGCCAGTAGAGAAACCACCCCCGCCATCACCACCGTCTACACCACCCGTTTACAATCCTCCGCCAATAAAGAAGCCACCCCCACCATCTCCACCAATAGAGAAACCACCCCTGCCATCACCACCTGTGTACAAACCTCCACCAGTAGAGAAACCACCCCCACCTCCACCAGTAGAGAAACCTCCGCCGCCATCACcaccatctccaccacccttttaCAAGCCTCCGCCAGTAGAGAAACCACCCCCGCCATCACCACCGTCTCCACCACCCGTTTACAAGCCCCCGCCAGTAGAGAAACCACCCCCACCATCTCCACCAGTAGAGAAACCTTCCCCGCCATCACCACCGTCTCCACCACCCGTTTACAAGCCTCCGCCGGTAGAGAAACCACCCCCGTCATCACCACCATCTCCACCACCCGTTTACAATCCTCCGCCAGTGGAGAAACCACCCCCGCCATCACCACCATCTCCACCAAGTCCACTGCCACCTCCACCAAGTCCACTGCCACCTCCTAGCTCTCCAGGGTATGGAAGTCCTCCACCTTCTGGTTAA